The following coding sequences lie in one Cucurbita pepo subsp. pepo cultivar mu-cu-16 unplaced genomic scaffold, ASM280686v2 Cp4.1_scaffold000238, whole genome shotgun sequence genomic window:
- the LOC111784583 gene encoding uncharacterized protein LOC111784583, with translation MRVVEKFLRSLTNNFENVVCTIEESKDLATFTVDELTGSLEAHEQHKKKKETLXSMSSPVEVVVVEVAKMVEVVKAAVIKDTIRRRYSRAKQIGVEEDAIEEEAADQFIQTFSAPSVTNMVTTMGHFARDCRVDKKVEETINLALDDATNEGILLMAQNEDLKAKEHSGAKDDGDGREAVEAIGNEGIHSGFGEITISETRKSKKDEQLYNRELELEERELQWIMSRRTEIQSNNPKLLWINLWRSLSCRH, from the exons ATGCGGGTTGTGGAAAAGTTCTTGAGGTCATTAACCAACAACtttgagaatgttgtatgtacaatagaagagtcaaaggatCTAGCAACGTTCACGGTCGATGAGCTCAccggttctctcgaggcacacgagcaacataagaagaagaaggaaacacTCANGTCCATGAGCTCAccg GTAGAGGTTGTGGTCGTGGAAGTCGCGAAAATGGTCGAGGTAGTCAAGGCAGCGGTCATAAAGGATACTATAAGGAGAAGGTACagtcgagccaagcaaattggcgtggaagaaGACGCAATCGAGGAAGAGGCGGCCGATCAatttattcaaacatttaGTGCTCCAAGTGTCACAAATATGGTCACTAC AATGGGGCATTTTGCACGAGATTGTCGAGTCGATAAAAAAGTGGAAGAAACGATCAACCTAGCCTTGGATGACGCAACAAACGAAGGTattctcttgatggctcaaaATGAAGATCTGAAAGCAAAAGAACACAGCGGCGCGAAAGATGATGGCGACGGTCGTGAGGCGGTGGAAGCCATTGGAAATGAGGGGATACACAGTGGATTTGGCGAAATCACGATATCGGAGACGAGAAAATcgaagaaggatgaacaacTGTATAACAGAGAGCTTGagctcgaagagagagagcttcAATG GATCATGAGCAGGAGAACAGAGATTCAGAGCAACAACCCAAAACTGCTATGGATAAATCTGTGGAGAAGTCTCAGTTGTAGACATTGA